Proteins encoded by one window of Triplophysa rosa linkage group LG19, Trosa_1v2, whole genome shotgun sequence:
- the nnt gene encoding NAD(P) transhydrogenase, mitochondrial, with protein sequence MASLLRVVATSCSVPLFSGAAIANLPNIRTVKTPCLRFFRTHQALTRLASPGIPYKQLTVGVPKEIFQNERRVALSPAGVEALTKQGFNVVVETGAGESAKFSDDMYTKAGATIKDIKDVFASDVLVKVRAPMLNSASGVHEADLMSDGATLVSFIYPAQNPELMDLLSRRKTTILAMDQVPRVTIAQGFDALSSMANIAGYKAVVLAANNFGRFFTGQITAAGKVPPAKVLIIGGGVAGLAAAGSARAMGAIVRGFDTRAAALEQFKSLGAEPLEVTMKESGEGQGGYAKEMSKEFIEEEMKLFGRQCLDVDIIISTALIPGRKAPVLITKEMVETMKDGSVVVDLAAEAGGNIETTVPGELAVHKGVIHVGYSDLPSRLPTQASTLYSNNITKLIRAISPDKETFTFDVKENFDYGTMDHVIRGSIVMQDGKVLFPPPQPKNIPVAAPPKPKSVQELEKERAAAISPFRATLNTAGAYTGGLGTMIGLGLCAPNAAFTQIVTTFGLAGIVGYHTVWGVTPALHSPLMSVTNAISGLTAVGGLSLMGGGYLPGNTAETLAVLAAFISSVNIAGGFLVTKKMLDMFKRSTDPPEYNYLYLLPAGLFVGGYGVALQSGYNIEQMMYLGSGLCCVGALGGLSNQSTSRLGNALGMIGVAGGIAATFGVLKPSPELMAQMTGAMAVGGTAGLAIAKKIQISDLPQLVAAFHSLVGLAAVLTCVAEYMVEYPHFATDPAANFTKIVAYLGTYIGGVTFSGSLVAYGKLQGLLNSSPLMLPGRHALNATLMAASVGGMIPYILDPSYTTGLTCLGSVSALSAVMGVTLTAAIGGADMPVVITVLNSYSGWALCAEGFLLNNNLLTIVGALIGSSGAILSYIMCVAMNRSLANVILGGYGTSSTGTGKPMEITGTHTEVNVEQTVDMIKDAQNIIIVPGYGLCAAKAQYPIADLVKSLTDQGKSIRFGIHPVAGRMPGQLNVLLAEAGVPYDVVLEMDEINHDFPDTDLVLVIGANDTVNSAAQEDPNSIIAGMPVLEVWKSKQIVVMKRSLGVGYAAVDNPIFYKPNTCMLLGDAKKTCDALASKVREG encoded by the exons ATGGCGAGTCTCCTGCGCGTGGTAGCCACCAGCTGTTCTGTCCCCCTGTTCTCCGGGGCGGCGATTGCTAATCTGCCGAATATCCGGACGGTGAAGACGCCATGTCTGCGGTTCTTTAGGACCCATCAAGCTCTCACTCGCCTTGCCAGTCCAG GAATTCCATACAAACAGCTGACTGTTGGCGTTCCCAAGGAGATCTTTCAGAATGAACGTCGAGTCGCCCTCTCTCCCGCTGGAGTGGAAGCTCTCACCAAACAGGGCTTCAATGTGGTGGTGGAGACGGGCGCTGGAGAATCCGCCAAGTTCTCCGATGACATGTACACAAAAGCCGGAGCCACCATCAAGGACATCAAAGATGTCTTTGCTTCTGATGTTCTGGTTAAG GTGCGAGCCCCCATGTTAAACTCGGCTTCAGGAGTCCACGAGGCTGATCTCATGAGCGACGGAGCGACTCTTGTCAGCTTCATCTATCCCGCTCAGAACCCGGAGCTGATGGACCTGCTCTCCCGACGCAAAACCACCATCTTGGCCATGGACCAGGTGCCTCGTGTCACGATCGCTCAGGGTTTCGACGCCCTCAGCTCCATGGCTAATATTGCTGG CTACAAAGCCGTGGTTTTGGCGGCCAACAATTTTGGCCGCTTTTTCACCGGTCAGATCACAGCCGCAGGGAAAGTTCCCCCTGCTAAG GTGTTGATCATTGGAGGTGGAGTGGCTGGGTTGGCCGCCGCTGGCAGTGCTCGTGCTATGGGTGCTATTGTCAGGGGGTTTGACACCAG AGCGGCAGCATTGGAGCAGTTTAAGTCCCTGGGCGCTGAGCCCCTGGAGGTGACCATGAAGGAGTCTGGGGAAGGCCAGGGTGGCTATGCTAAGGAGATGTCTAAGGAGTTCATTGAAGAGGAGATGAAGCTGTTTGGCAGACAGTGTTTGGATGTTGACATCATAATCAGCACTGCGCTTATTCCCG GTCGGAAGGCCCCTGTGCTGATTACTAAGGAAATGGTGGAGACCATGAAGGACGGTTCAGTGGTGGTGGACCTGGCAGCAGAAGCTGGGGGCAACATCGAGACCACAGTTCCTGGAGAACTCGCAGTTCACAAA ggtgttattcacgtcggctaCAGTGATCTTCCCAGTCGTCTGCCAACTCAGGCCAGCACATTGTACTCCAACAACATCACCAAACTCATCCGTGCCATCAGCCCAGACAAGGAAACCTTTACCTTTGATGTCAAAGAGAATTTCGACTATGGGACAATGGACCATGTTATTCGCGGTTCAATAGTTATGCAG GACGGGAAAGTGCTCTTCCCTCCACCACAGCCCAAGAACATCCCCGTGGCCGCACCGCCAAAACCAAAGTCCGTCCAAGAGCTGGAGAAAGAAAGGGCTGCTGCCATCTCGCCCTTCAGAGCCACTCTCAACACGGCTGGAGCTTACACCGGAG GTCTGGGCACCATGATCGGTCTTGGCCTGTGTGCTCCCAACGCTGCTTTCACTCAGATTGTCACAACCTTTGGCCTGGCAGGAATTGTGGGATACCACACAGTGTGGGGCGTCACTCCTGCTCTTCACTCGCCACTTATGTCTGTTACAAATGCCATTTCAG GCTTGACTGCTGTTGGTGGCCTCTCCCTCATGGGTGGCGGATACCTCCCCGGCAACACGGCCGAGACCCTGGCCGTCCTCGCTGCTTTCATCTCCTCTGTCAACATCGCTG GTGGTTTTTTGGTCACTAAGAAGATGTTGGACATGTTCAAGCGCTCCACTGATCCTCCAGAGTACAACTACTTGTATCTTCTGCCTGCTGGTCTGTTTGTTGGAGGTTATGGGGTGGCTCTTCAGAGCGGGTATAACATAGAGCAG ATGATGTACTTGGGATCTGGGTTGTGCTGCGTGGGAGCTCTGGGGGGTCTTTCCAACCAGTCCACTTCCCGTCTTGGTAATGCACTGGGCATGATCGGAGTGGCTGGTGGCATCGCTGCCACATTTGGAGTGTTAAAACCTTCTCCTGAGCTCATGGCACAGATGACTGGTGCCATGGCGGTGGGTGGCACTGCCg GTTTGGCCATTGCCAAGAAGATCCAGATCTCTGACCTACCGCAGCTTGTTGCCGCTTTCCACAGTCTGGTGGGTCTAGCGGCCGTGCTCACCTGCGTGGCTGAGTATATGGTGGAGTACCCACACTTCGCAACTGACCCAGCTGCCAACTTCACCAAGATCGTGGCCTATCTTGGTACCTATATTGGAGGAGTCACCTTCAGCGGTTCTCTGGTGGCTTATGGCAAACTTCAAG GTCTTCTGAACTCCTCTCCCCTTATGCTTCCCGGGCGTCATGCGCTGAACGCCACCCTCATGGCTGCCAGCGTGGGCGGTATGATCCCCTACATACTGGATCCCAGCTATACCACAGGCTTGACCTGCCTGGGCTCTGTGTCTGCACTGTCTGCTGTCATG GGCGTGACCCTGACGGCCGCCATCGGAGGTGCCGACATGCCCGTCGTGATCACGGTGCTTAACAGTTATTCCGGCTGGGCCCTTTGCGCCGAGGGCTTCCTTCTCAACAACAACCTGTTGACCATAGTGGGTGCCCTCATTGGTTCCTCTGGAGCGATCCTCTCTTACATCATGTGTGTG GCCATGAACCGCTCTCTGGCAAACGTCATCCTCGGAGGCTACGGCACCTCATCCACCGGCACGGGCAAACCCATGGAGATCACCGGTACCCACACGGAGGTCAATGTGGAGCAGACAGTCGATATGATCAAGGatgctcaaaatatcatcaTTGTTCCAG GTTATGGCCTGTGTGCAGCAAAAGCTCAATATCCAATTGCTGATCTTGTCAAGTCGCTGACCGATCAGGGCAAGTCAATCAg gTTTGGTATCCATCCTGTGGCTGGCCGTATGCCCGGCCAGCTGAACGTACTGCTGGCAGAAGCCGGTGTGCCGTATGATGTTGTGCTGGAGATGGATGAGATCAATCACGACTTCCCTG ATACTGACCTTGTGTTGGTCATTGGAGCCAATGATACAGTGAACTCTGCAGCCCAGGAAGACCCCAACTCTATCATCGCAGGCATGCCTGTTTTGGAGGTCTGGAAGTCTAAGCAG